The following coding sequences lie in one Paramisgurnus dabryanus chromosome 16, PD_genome_1.1, whole genome shotgun sequence genomic window:
- the LOC135756563 gene encoding P2Y purinoceptor 4: MNSFLKERVSGNVSFPSVIPIPTASGEPNTSCRFNEEFKYILLPVSYSLVCFLGLLLNSVALWMFITKMRPWNTSTVYMFHLAMSDTLYVLSLPLLIYYYANRSHWPFGVFLCKVARFLFYANLYCSILFLTCISVHRYLGICHPIRSLTMVKPRHAHLVCVAVWTAVIICLVPKLIFVTTSQRDNDTLCHDTSSPANFNNYVTYNSVLMVILFIVPFLVIMVCYCLMARALCQPRKGLSQSQQSASSRRKSIKLIIVVLVVFAICFVPFHITRSMYYAYRVLDADCKSLNIVNFAYKITRPLASMNSCLDPILYFLAGDHYRSKLIRAFTRQTPQSRSTPYLHSPPEKNIELAFKNPDAKANEDTKL, translated from the coding sequence ATGAACTCATTTTTAAAGGAACGTGTCTCAGGGAATGTGTCCTTTCCATCTGTTATACCCATACCAACAGCTTCGGGTGAACCCAACACAAGTTGTCGTTTCAATGAGGAGTTCAAATATATCCTGCTACCTGTATCATACTCACTGGTGTGTTTCCTGGGACTGCTACTTAACTCCGTGGCATTGTGGATGTTTATTACTAAGATGCGGCCTTGGAACACCAGTACAGTGTATATGTTTCACCTGGCCATGTCAGACACACTGTACGTGCTCTCCCTGCCTTTGCTCATATACTACTACGCGAACCGCAGTCACTGGCCGTTTGGTGTTTTCCTTTGTAAGGTTGCACGCTTTCTTTTCTATGCAAACTTGTACTGCAGCATCCTTTTCCTCACTTGCATCAGTGTGCACCGTTACCTTGGCATCTGTCACCCTATTCGTTCTCTCACAATGGTGAAGCCACGCCATGCCCACCTGGTATGTGTTGCGGTCTGGACAGCAGTGATTATCTGCCTGGTGCCCAAGCTGATATTCGTCACCACTTCTCAAAGAGATAATGACACTTTATGTCATGACACAAGCAGCCCGGCAAACTTTAACAACTATGTTACATATAACTCAGTGTTAATGGTGATACTGTTCATTGTGCCCTTTCTTGTCATTATGGTTTGCTATTGTCTAATGGCACGGGCCCTTTGCCAACCCAGAAAAGGCCTTTCTCAAAGTCAACAGAGTGCCTCAAGCCGCAGGAAGTCCATTAAACTGATCATAGTGGTGCTGGTCGTATTTGCGATCTGCTTTGTACCCTTTCACATCACCCGCTCGATGTACTACGCTTACCGTGTTTTAGACGCTGACTGCAAGTCTCTTAATATTGTCAACTTTGCTTATAAAATCACCCGCCCTCTTGCCAGCATGAACAGCTGTTTGGACCCCATACTCTATTTCCTGGCGGGCGATCACTACCGTTCGAAACTCATCCGAGCGTTCACGAGACAGACACCCCAAAGCCGCTCCACTCCGTACTTGCACTCACCCCCCGAGAAAAACATTGAATTAGCCTTTAAAAACCCAGATGCTAAAGCCAATGAAGATACTAAACTTTAG